In Acidiferrobacteraceae bacterium, the DNA window CCCAGTTGCAGGCCATCCAGCGGCTGCGCAAGAAGAAATAGCCGCGAATGAGGCCCATCTGAGCACTGACAGCAATCAAGTAGAAGGGCAGTTTTCACTGCCCTTTTTTGTTTTATAGGATAGTACTATGAGTGATAACCAGGCCGTTACCGACCAGAAGGTGGTGACTTTTACCTATACCATTCTCGATACCGAGGGCAACGTACTGGAGCAGTCCGACATGCCCGCGTCCTATATTCACGGGATAGACGGCAAGATGTACGAAAAGGCGGAACAGGCCATGACCGGTGCCAGGGTGGGTGACGAGGTGGAGGTGAGCCTCAACCCCGACGAGGGATTTGGTTATCCCGACCCGGCTCTGATATACACTGAAAAGATCGAGAATGTGCCGCCGGAGTATCGCCGTATTGGTGCCGAGGTTGAATTCACAAACGAGGCCGGCGACTCCATGACCATGACCGTCAGCAAGATC includes these proteins:
- a CDS encoding FKBP-type peptidyl-prolyl cis-trans isomerase, with product MSDNQAVTDQKVVTFTYTILDTEGNVLEQSDMPASYIHGIDGKMYEKAEQAMTGARVGDEVEVSLNPDEGFGYPDPALIYTEKIENVPPEYRRIGAEVEFTNEAGDSMTMTVSKIENGELIVDGNHPFAGKTVVFRMTVMGVRDATMQEVGTGEVMDTNVPMSLQ